The following coding sequences are from one Bombus affinis isolate iyBomAffi1 unplaced genomic scaffold, iyBomAffi1.2 ctg00000214.1, whole genome shotgun sequence window:
- the LOC126927764 gene encoding katanin p60 ATPase-containing subunit A-like 2 isoform X2: protein MTGDATDDINLAMTVTPIFANESDGASSEELFNVSMEQSTQSKISQRARKLYIDNPELRKIAEDISCEIILTKLNVYWDNIVGLEECKSAIKEAIVYPLKYPIFFNGPFSPWKGILLYGPPGTGKTMLAKAVATECQCTFFNITASSLVSKWRGDSEKYIRVLFELAYNYSPTIIFIDEIDWIGTNKGVNCTLSEPAKRFRSELLSRLDGLVSNENSNVVLLAATNCPWDIDAALHRRLEKKIYVSLPNEVTRLDMFKLYLSNQLLENMDIVNHIIKSTEKYSCADIKLLCKQAWLLEISPMWEKLEKKETSVTTLKYELKNYEIIAKLLKTMSPTVTDVDRYKAWNKYVCHKNIF, encoded by the exons atgacgggtgacgctacggatgatattaatctcgcaatgacagtgacaccaattttcgccaatgaaagcgatggagcttcatcagaagagctatttaacgtctcaatggaacaatccacgcaatcaaagatatcgcaACGGGCtcggaagctttatatagacaatccggaattgcggaagattgctgaagacatttcatgc gaaatcatactgacaaaattaaatgtatattgggacaacattgtaggcctagaggaatgtaaatctgctattaaggaggccattgtgtatccccttaagtaccctatcttttttaatggcccattttctccctggaaaggtattctgctatacggaccacctggtacag ggaagacgatgttggcgaaggcagtcgcaacagaatgccaatgcaccttttttaacataacggccagctcattggtgagcaaatggagaggcgattccgagaagtatatccgt gttttatttgaacttgcctataattattcgcctacaattatttttatcgacgagattgactggataggcacaaataaaggagtaaactgtacattgtctgaacctgcaaagagattcagatcagaacttctttctagattggatggattagtatctaacgaaaattctaatgtagttcttttggctgcaactaattgcccttg ggacattgatgcagctttacacagacgcctcgaaaagaaaatatacgtatcattaccaaatgaagttactcgactcgatatgttcaaattataccttagcaaccagttattagagaatatggatattgtaaaccacataataaaatctactgaaaaatattcttgcgcggatataaaattgctttgtaagcaagcatggctgctagaaataagtccaatgtgggaaaaacttgaaaaaaaagaaacatctgttacgactttgaaatatgaattaaagaattatgaaataatagcaaaattgttaaaaacaatgtcacctacagtcacggatgtggatagatataaagcgtggaataaatatgtatgccataagaacatattttaa
- the LOC126927764 gene encoding katanin p60 ATPase-containing subunit A-like 2 isoform X1 has translation MKFQKYPILCKKITEKEIKTREMTNANKVKETRSESVKGRNVQQKMTGDATDDINLAMTVTPIFANESDGASSEELFNVSMEQSTQSKISQRARKLYIDNPELRKIAEDISCEIILTKLNVYWDNIVGLEECKSAIKEAIVYPLKYPIFFNGPFSPWKGILLYGPPGTGKTMLAKAVATECQCTFFNITASSLVSKWRGDSEKYIRVLFELAYNYSPTIIFIDEIDWIGTNKGVNCTLSEPAKRFRSELLSRLDGLVSNENSNVVLLAATNCPWDIDAALHRRLEKKIYVSLPNEVTRLDMFKLYLSNQLLENMDIVNHIIKSTEKYSCADIKLLCKQAWLLEISPMWEKLEKKETSVTTLKYELKNYEIIAKLLKTMSPTVTDVDRYKAWNKYVCHKNIF, from the exons atgaaattccaaaaatatcctatattgtgcaagaaaataactgaaaaggaaataaagacgagggaaatgacaaatgcgaacaaagt caaagaaacgagaagtgagtctgtgaaagggaggaatgtacaacagaagatgacgggtgacgctacggatgatattaatctcgcaatgacagtgacaccaattttcgccaatgaaagcgatggagcttcatcagaagagctatttaacgtctcaatggaacaatccacgcaatcaaagatatcgcaACGGGCtcggaagctttatatagacaatccggaattgcggaagattgctgaagacatttcatgc gaaatcatactgacaaaattaaatgtatattgggacaacattgtaggcctagaggaatgtaaatctgctattaaggaggccattgtgtatccccttaagtaccctatcttttttaatggcccattttctccctggaaaggtattctgctatacggaccacctggtacag ggaagacgatgttggcgaaggcagtcgcaacagaatgccaatgcaccttttttaacataacggccagctcattggtgagcaaatggagaggcgattccgagaagtatatccgt gttttatttgaacttgcctataattattcgcctacaattatttttatcgacgagattgactggataggcacaaataaaggagtaaactgtacattgtctgaacctgcaaagagattcagatcagaacttctttctagattggatggattagtatctaacgaaaattctaatgtagttcttttggctgcaactaattgcccttg ggacattgatgcagctttacacagacgcctcgaaaagaaaatatacgtatcattaccaaatgaagttactcgactcgatatgttcaaattataccttagcaaccagttattagagaatatggatattgtaaaccacataataaaatctactgaaaaatattcttgcgcggatataaaattgctttgtaagcaagcatggctgctagaaataagtccaatgtgggaaaaacttgaaaaaaaagaaacatctgttacgactttgaaatatgaattaaagaattatgaaataatagcaaaattgttaaaaacaatgtcacctacagtcacggatgtggatagatataaagcgtggaataaatatgtatgccataagaacatattttaa